The following is a genomic window from Desulfuromonas sp..
CCCGACCGCACCCCGGCCAGCCGCACCAGCAGAAAGGCGAGGCCGGCAAGGAGCAGGGGGGTGCGCACCCCGCCCGCTGTCAGGTTCACCCCCAGCGCCGCGATCAGCAGCGCCAGCTTGACCCGGCCGTCCAGGGCCACCAGAAGGCGCCGGTTCTCCCCTGCCGCATCGATGAAGCCGTGGGCGCCTCCCATCAACCGGTCTTCTCCGGGTCCTTCTTGCCGGCCACGAAGACCTTGTGCCAATAAAAGCCCATGACGAAGCCTCCGATCGCCCCGGCCAGAGCAAAAACGAAGAGGAGCAGGTCTCCCTGGTCGGTGTTGATATACGGATCCCGGGCCTCGCGCCCCAATTCGGCGGCGTATTTCTCGACCACCGTCTCGTCCACCCCGGGCCACTTCGGCTTCTCCTCTTCGCCGCGGGCAAAACCGCCATAAAGGCAGAAAAAAATGAGCGGGAGAAGGACCAGGCGCCTCATGCCGCCACCCCCAGCTTGCGCAATATGTCGGGGCGATGTTTCAGCACGTAGACGAGCATCCCCCCGGTCACCAGCCCTTCGAGGATCGAGAGGGGGATCTGGGTCGGCATAAAGGCGAGATAGATCTGCCCCAGCACCGACAGGAAGGGCCTGGTTCCGTGGAGGGCCAGGGCCATCTCGAAGGAGGTGCCGAGGTAGGTCAGGAGGTCGGCGGCCGCTCCGGCCAGAAAACCGCTCCAGAAGAGCCCGCACCCGAGCCTGCGGCCGGCCCAGAAAGCCGCGAACCCTCCGAAGGATCCGATCACCCCCATGGAGAAGGTGTTGCCGCCCAGGGTCGTCAAGCCGCCGTGGGCCAGGAACAGAGCCTGCAGCAGCAGGGAGATGAAGGCGACCACGACGCTGGCGAAGGGACCGAGAAAGATCGCGCTCATGCCGGTCCCCGCCGGGTGGGCGGTGCTTCCGGCCACCGGGACGGGAATGGGAAAACAGCTGAAGACGAAGACCGCCGCCCCGAAGATCCCCAGCAGGGGGAGGTAGGAGGGGTCGACCTCCTTCTTCCGCGTGATCTGGC
Proteins encoded in this region:
- a CDS encoding energy-coupling factor ABC transporter permease, producing the protein MHISEGILPVGWALFWFAVAAPFVAWGVRQITRKKEVDPSYLPLLGIFGAAVFVFSCFPIPVPVAGSTAHPAGTGMSAIFLGPFASVVVAFISLLLQALFLAHGGLTTLGGNTFSMGVIGSFGGFAAFWAGRRLGCGLFWSGFLAGAAADLLTYLGTSFEMALALHGTRPFLSVLGQIYLAFMPTQIPLSILEGLVTGGMLVYVLKHRPDILRKLGVAA